In Nitrosomonas ureae, the sequence GTTCAATGCTTGCTGAAATACTTGCCGAATACTAATCGTGCCGAATCGTAAATGGGCACCCAAAAGTGATGTGGCGGTTAATGCAGGATAATCCCTATCGTGTGCGTAATGTTGCAGCAGTTTCGTGTCCAATCGATACGCTGGAATGGTTACGGCAGATCGCACAAAACCAATGTCAGTTAGAGAAAGATTAGGCGAATGCAAATGTTTAATGATGTTTCCCAGTTTTGCCGAAGTTGAGTAAGTCCTAAGTATTGTCTCACTCTGAATCTTTCTCCATTTGTGCATATAGGGGGTATACACGATATAAGGACCGCCCGAGTTCTTGGCGATTTCATTTTTCTCAAATAACACATGGTCTTTATAGGTATTAAAAGCCACCGATCGTGCTTTTAACCATTGACGTACGGTTTCGTCGCGTTCGCGCGTGTAGGGTTCGTAGTCGTGATTGGTATATACCGCAGTGACAGAGTATAAATGCAGGATTTGATCGAAAACTTCTATGGGGCTGCCATAATAGAGCGCGATTGAACTCGAATGTTTTTTCTCGAGCTGCGTACGCAGCGTTTGCAGAGTGTCGTAAATGAAGGTAACGCGCGCATCATTTTCGGATAATCCTGTCAAAATTGATGGATCAAAAATAAAAACCGGCAACACCGGTTGTCCGGATGCTAACGCATGTGACAACCCGACATTGTCATCCAGACGCAGATCGCGCCGGAACCAAAAAACAACCAGTGTTGCACTCATTGATATGACGGGTTTTAACGTGAAGACTTAGCTTTCGACAAATAAATCTGCCAGTGCATCCGATAAATGAACAAATT encodes:
- a CDS encoding cryptochrome/photolyase family protein, coding for MSATLVVFWFRRDLRLDDNVGLSHALASGQPVLPVFIFDPSILTGLSENDARVTFIYDTLQTLRTQLEKKHSSSIALYYGSPIEVFDQILHLYSVTAVYTNHDYEPYTRERDETVRQWLKARSVAFNTYKDHVLFEKNEIAKNSGGPYIVYTPYMHKWRKIQSETILRTYSTSAKLGNIIKHLHSPNLSLTDIGFVRSAVTIPAYRLDTKLLQHYAHDRDYPALTATSLLGAHLRFGTISIRQVFQQALNASNDIFGNELIWREFFSQILWHFPHTQNSSFKPRYDRIQWRNNAADFERWSKGMTGYPLVDAGMRQLNATGMMHNRVRMITASFLCKHLLIDWRWGEAYFAKKLLDYEMASNVGNWQWVAGCGVDAAPYFRIFNPETQIKKFDKNFNYIQTWVNDWRTPTYPAPIIEHKDARRRCLKAYQQAID